AGTCGTACTCTTCCAATTGGTTTAGAAAGAGAGTTGAATAAATTTGTGTTTTCAATTGATGCAGGAAATGAAATAGTACATGTTGTCCCGTATTTAGGAAATACTGAAATCACATACTACATCTGATTGTTAAAACTATGGATCGGTAAAGAAAAGTGGCCGAGAATCAGAAGCACTACCACTACGTTCTAGCTATTATATCCAAGCTAGCAAATGATGAAAGACAGGTATAAGATGGGCTCCAGATCATTGAATATTATTTGCAATCCTTCGAACCTCTGTATCACTTAGTCAGAAGACTCAGAACACAGAACCATCTCCATCCCCACAGCtcatgatcatatatatatgcaatgaATAAGAAAATGTACAATAAAGACGCATACACCCACATATgtgaagtatatgaaaaatgatGTTACAAAATATAAACAATATAAAGTGTTTACAATTTGCAAGATATTTTAGCATATGCATAATTGAAATGAGTATTGCTACGGTGGAGTAAACTTTGGCTGTATATGCGCAAATTTGTTGTGTTTCACTGTTTTGATGAGAAAATTTGTAGAGACGGCATGGAAGAGAAAGGTTCCCTTTCTTTGGGCCAAAGAAAGCAGCAAAACGACAGCTAGCTTACTATCAAACGCTGCCAAGCTAGCAATAGCACCAAGAACTTCCCCAGAAAACACTCCCTTTTAGAGAATTTCTTAAGGTTAATAATAAAACCATAATTAGTTCACTTTCTGGGCCATGATCAAGCAGAACGAAAGTACAGTAGTTGGGCATGATATTTTGGAGAAAAGCACTGTAATTCGGGATGGAGGGTCTCTACACGTCATTATCTCTGCGATATATATGGTAATTAATGATTATAATAGGGCACCCAGAGTTTCTCTCCTCCTATAAATATAACCAAGGAGCTCGCCCAAAGTCATACACAACATATCTGTATATCTTTGCTCTCTTTCCGGCATCAGTTTTTCTCTCGACTTGAGAAGAGAGAAGCTGAAATGGGGGTGCTAGACTATCTATCAGACTATTTCACGATAAGCTCCAAACCCAAAAAGAAACGCAAGGCAATGCAGGTATCACCTTAATTAACCACTCAAACAAACCTGATATACTTGTTCTGTCTTCAGCACTATCATAATAGCTTGGTAATCGTCGATTTCTCTCGCTCAtgtatctttctttcttgcTTAATTTGCAGACAGTTGAAATCAAGGTGAAAATGGATTGTGATGGCTGCGAAAGGAGAGTTAAAAGTGCTGTTTCTAACATGAAAGGTACTACTTAATTACTACTGCAAACCCTAGTTTAATTATTAAGTTTCAATAAACAGCCTAATTAACGTAGCTAGCTAGACTAATATCATGAAGCAGCTAAATCTAATCCAGCAGTTGCATACGATCGATACACAGAAGCAAGCATATAAAGCATATTATTACGCAGTTATATATGTACAAATTAAGGGCCCGTGAACAGTTGGTCTTTTTTCAGACAGAATTTCCAAGCCTCTGAGCTAAGAACTGTAAGTAATTATTTGATAGCTAGCATTGatagaagagtttttttcaccaacagtctctcaattctggtgtacctaccaatgtgatacctcaactcttaatcgtaccaatgtgatacccagactctagtattgctatcattgaagtacttccgtcagtttttttcaacttctccgtcatcttggtgacgtggcaagtacgtgaggcccacaaagagggttaaaagacaaaattaactccATCTGAGagaagcaatgtttttcccgccctttaccttgaaaaagacacccaacaattccaattttggcgtcAATTTTtcctccatactccttaatttgtgtctcttatctaaactaaagaactaccgccaaccagtcgaccacaatctgataaaacctagatcaatctcattttctatttttaccctagcacttgttaaactaacagaataaatatagaaatttatatggaacatctcatttccacaatctcataaaaatatagaaacacataacttaacgaaattcaaatacatgtgttaagtaccattagttgtcaccttttatgttgatctgccatgatttttgcttgtaagaactaatggtacttaaacatatagttgaatttcgttaagttatgtgtttctatattcttatgagattgtggaaatgagatgttccatataaaattctatatttattctgttagtttaacaagtgctagggtaaaaatagaaaatgagattgatctaggttttatcagattgtggtcgactggttggcggtagttctttagtttagataagagacacaaatcaAGGAGTaaggagggaaaattggcgccaaaattggaattgttgggtgtctttctcaaggtaaagggcgggaaaaacattgctcctctcagatgaggttaattttatcttttaaccatctttgtgggcctcacgtacttgccacgtcaccaagatgacggagaagttaaaaaaaactgacggaaatacttcaatgatagcaatactagagtctgggtatcacattggtacgattaagagttgaggtatcacattggtaggtacactatagttgagggactgttggtgaaaaaaactcttgatAAAATAACTGCAAGAGACAAGTTTATATGATATTACTACTACTCCAGTACTCCCACAGAATAAATGTGACTCTAATTTATCGTCTGCTCTGAAAATGCAAATATTATTGACCAAGTTGCAACAAGTGAAGCTAGGTTTTCTTCTTGCATATACTGATATACTTGTATATTCACACTTGGCAAAAGGGTAGCATAGTTTTCAGCTTTACTTAATTAACTGTATATGGGGACCCTTTAGTTTGTTATATATTAGTCTTGTaggttcatcatcatcaatcaaCTCGATTAATTATATCTTCAGGTGTTAAACAAGTGGAGGTGAACAGAAAGCAAAGCCGGGTGACGGTGACAGGTTATGTGGAACCAAACAAGGTGTTGAAGAAGGTGAAGGGCACCGGAAAGAAAGCGGAGATTTGGCCCTACGTTCCATATAATCTCGTTGCATACCCTTATGTTGCCGGAGCTTATGACAAGAAGGCACCGTCCGGCTACGTCAGAAACGTCCCTCAGGCAGTTGCTTTTGCTCCGGACGACCAGTACACCTCTCTATTTAGCGATGACAACCCTCATGCTTGTGCCATAATgtaatgaaattaagttaattaaGGGCTCATTTATGTGTGTAATAGTGTACGCGGACTAGTACTACATGCCACTTTGTGCTTTAAGTTTGTAATTGAGATGCATGATGACGTGATCGATCTCCACTAATTTTTCCattatctttcttttttttctctaattaAGGGACTATACATAAAAGTGTTACTAATTAAGTGATATCAAATAACTAATTCGGCGCCAAATCTAATCATTCGAGCACTTTGTGATTATTCCTCTATAAACAATCAAGTCGTGCATTATCTATTAGATATAAGATATGGTTAATTAGGAATTGAGAGAATAATTGTTGATACTAGTTGGGAGTACAAATCAAGATCTTAGGGAAGAAGTTCTTCTAAAAGCATACACAAGAGGGCCTAGTTTTTCCTTGTAGCCGGAAGGCATTGATTTAACGTTTCACTATGATTTATAAGATATCTTTATTTTTGTCCGACAATGCAACATCAATATGGCCATTCTatattattttgtttcatACCTCCAACTTCTCAATTCCTAAAGAATTTTCGAATTAATAAAAGTCTGTGGCTTGGGAATGCatgtttcaaactttcaatcaTCAAAGTAACAAAGTTTCTCTCGATCAATCTGGTTCAACCATTTACATGCAGTCTGTATTGTACATATTCCTATAATATGCCACGCGTAAGAAGCCCAACGCATAATGCATTATCATTCTATTCCTATGATAAACACTATAGTGAAGTGAGGTCTGGAAATAGGTACTTTAAAGCTcgatcatcttcttcctcagaTTTTTGATCTATTACTGCGTACTGTTAACGTCGTCGATCTGCTATAACCCCAATGAGGCATTTGTTTGGCATTTGTCTAGCCCTCTGATACAAATGATAAGAACGATTTGACTCGATCAATTAGTCCTAAGACGGAAAAGGTCGGCATCTGTTTGGCTTGTAGCGATGTTTAACCTATATATTGTTGAATAACTGGACCCATGCATGATATCTCATTTTCCCATCAATCTCGCTCAAGAACCATACACATAAAACCTTGGATTTTTGCATGTCATGACTGAACCCAATGCATGTGGTCGATCTACTTAGAACGGGTTTGTTACATCATGTTTTCAAATTAGTACTTGATGAGGAATAACCATGTTTGGTTTTGGAACACTTAACAATACAAATTAGTAAATCCTCAAGGAAGCCGGGTATATATGATTGGAATTGAAAATAAGAATGCGAGTAGACATCTTATGTCAATCTGCTGGCTCGATAGCTAGCTAAGGCCAGCAAATGATAAGCCAGATGGGCAGATTCCAGAGAtaattgaaagtttgaaactttaGTTTGTTCATTCATGCTTTCCATACAACCATCTCCATCCGTACAGCTCATGATCACCATCGGAAAGAAAAAGACGATCAACTACGAAGAAGTAATATGGGTATTATGTGAACTAACAAATGTAAGGAGATTCAAGAATGTATCCAATTGCCATTGATTAGTTTTTACACATCAGTGTTGATTTACAATGATTATTGCTAGAGTTGATTACATTTTGGCCGGTTATACTGCCTGATGCCTATACAGGCATAATGAACAAATTTTCTTAGATACAGTTGCATCTTTAAGTATCGGCATTATGGAAGTATTAGAATCACTTGTCAAATATGGGTATGGATAATCAAATGTTAATTCTGAAGATTTTAGGTATCAGACATTCAGACTATGTgtcaaataacaaatatgtaaataagtaCAACAGAATATTGGTCCATGTGAATATGCTCATCAATCAGTTCGTAAACGTTTATTATATCTAATGCCCGGTTGATATTTTGAAGAAATAGATAGGGCGTGAAATGAGG
This is a stretch of genomic DNA from Argentina anserina chromosome 4, drPotAnse1.1, whole genome shotgun sequence. It encodes these proteins:
- the LOC126792666 gene encoding heavy metal-associated isoprenylated plant protein 20 isoform X2 produces the protein MGVLDYLSDYFTISSKPKKKRKAMQTVEIKVKMDCDGCERRVKSAVSNMKGVKQVEVNRKQSRVTVTGYVEPNKVLKKVKSTGKKAEIWPYVPYNLVAYPYVAGAYDKKAPSGYVRNVAQAVSSAPDDQYTSMFSDENPHACAIM